caggcctgcaaatcaaagggtcactggttcgattcccagtcagaacacatgtctgggttgtgggccaggtccccagtagggggtgcatgagaggtaaccacacattgatgtttctctccctcccttccctctctctaaaaaataaataaataaaatctttaaaaaaataagtataattccTAATGCATATTAGTATAATGAATATTAAAGCTAACATCTATTAATATTAAtcactaatatttattaatatgatgaatacagtagcaaatatttattgagaaccaaCTATGCAATGGGCactatgttaaataaatacatatatatattatttaagtaACATAATAACTCTATGAAGCAGTATCATCTTTACTTAACAGATGAAAAGATCATCGggcagaaaaattaaattattgtcAAAGTCACACTGCTGATAAATGAGGAGACAGATTATGCCAAAGGCTTTGTACCTAACTACCAGATTACATTCCCTGGAACAATTTGAGGACAGggactttgtcttttatttttgattaccagttttatatatataaataacattcaaCATGCATTTGGTGAATGAATTGATTAACTGGTTTCAGATGACAAATAGGGGAAGGAAAACTTGATCCTTACACAGGGTGACAAAGTTGTGACCACTACGAGAAATAATCTTGAAGTAAAAGCCTATAGATCACTAAATTAACAAACAATATTCTCACAGCAGccacactaaaaaatatttagagaatgtACTGGTAAGACATCATCCACTTAATATGAGAAGACAATTTCTATAGCATACTAATGCATGTCCTAGTTAAGTTTTAGGGAATATCTACAATTAAGACTTCAAGCTTTCTTTACCTGTGTTTAGTTCATTCATAATCTACTACAGAAGAGAAGACGGAGCATAAAGTTTACTACTTGAAAAGAAATAGGTGCTTACCTTGCTTCAGCTCTATGGACAGACTCCAGTTGCCAGCCTCATGGAAGACAGAGCAGGACACAGTAGACACATTGCTCTCTGCCCAGTGGCAGGTGCTCTGGACAGTCACTGTGCCATTGCCCCAGTACCTATGCTCAGGGACACAGTCTCCCTCTGGGGTCCAGGAGAGCCGAGCAGCTGGCTTCCCTGCAACTGCCTTGCACACCACTGTTCTATTCTCACTTTGAAACAGGGTCACCTCAGGGGCCACTGCAGAGACGAGGGGAAAATGCTTTAGTCTTAACATATTAGATATGGAACCTAAAGAGACATTTCCTTCAGTCCAAATCTGGTTATCTGAAACACCACAGTGTATGTTCCTTACCTAACACTTGGAGGTGATATCCATGACGGAAATTCCCATCAGGTGTTACCACGTCACACCTGTAAAACCCGTCATGCGTGATGACCACTGGATCAATCTGAAGGGAACAATTCTGCTCAGGTCTGCAGAGCCAGGTTATTCTCTCGTCAGTACAGTTTGTGGTCatatttccccctcctttctcattTCTCCTGTAGGCTTTGATGCAGGAAGGCTTGTCTCTGAACATTATTTTCCATGTTGTTACAACCACATTTGTCAATGGTACAGGAGGGCAGGGGAGCACAGCCTTTGTGTCCTCCAACACAGTCAGGGAAGTGTTACCtgggcaacacacacacacacacacccacgcacAAAAATGGTAAAAGAAAGCTTGGTAAAGAACTTCATGTGTTCAATTTCCCACAACATATTACATAAAGTTGTACTAGAACATTCCTTTGCTGGTGGTCTTATTCCAAAAATATTAGACATAGTGAACATTCAcaaaatgtatataacatattAAACTGAATTTAAAGATTAACTCATTTTCTCCTGTATCATGTGTTATTGGGTCAACAGTATATATTACATGTGTGAgacttttttaagtattttgaaataaattcaggAGTTTTGATatcaatgaaaaaacaagaaaacacaattctcaactaaaaataaaaataatgaatcttTTGGTCAGaaactattatatttatttttataactcatGCTGATCATGGTAGAAAGTGGAATACATAGTGATATGGTTGTATCCTTCTAAGTTTTgatgacagaaaataaattagtaatatCAAATCTAAATACTTGTTCCTAAGGATGGCacatcagacaaaaagaaatatggaaagttaatagtattaaaaataactaagatggccctggccatgtggctcagttggttagagggttgTCCCATATGCAAGAAATTtctgggttcaatccttggttggGGTGTGTAGGGGAGgaaactgatagatgtttctttttttctttctcacattgatgtctctctctctctctctcaaatcaataaacatatcctcaggcaaggattaaaaataaaattaaaactgaaaatgtcAAATGCTTTCAAAACTGTGAGAGATAGATTCATGCACAACAAAAACTTTcagaatttcaatttttaaataaagcagcaaaactgaaatttgaaaaaaaataaattaaattaaattaagacTGAGATGGCATCCAGGTTAACAAGCTAAAAAATTGGAGGTGGAGAATGAGAAAGATggtaa
The sequence above is a segment of the Phyllostomus discolor isolate MPI-MPIP mPhyDis1 chromosome 2, mPhyDis1.pri.v3, whole genome shotgun sequence genome. Coding sequences within it:
- the LOC114488772 gene encoding cell surface glycoprotein CD200 receptor 2-like, with the protein product MHPLGRTSTLRLLIFILLMVSASSMDGKQNHTKVPTEGNTSLTVLEDTKAVLPCPPVPLTNVVVTTWKIMFRDKPSCIKAYRRNEKGGGNMTTNCTDERITWLCRPEQNCSLQIDPVVITHDGFYRCDVVTPDGNFRHGYHLQVLVAPEVTLFQSENRTVVCKAVAGKPAARLSWTPEGDCVPEHRYWGNGTVTVQSTCHWAESNVSTVSCSVFHEAGNWSLSIELKQGVGTLGFPVLSLLTILYVKSSLFLVFLVIVGLLCFQRINGCR